One window from the genome of Sphingomicrobium arenosum encodes:
- the ribA gene encoding GTP cyclohydrolase II: MSDPLSLDRAVARLRLGMPVAIEGQGATLAILPLETASAAIRDELDADTAALLLSGERAAALGLANQKAVSGEAATRIAPGASFDHQSALLLVDPAKDFERAPSGPFETTAAGPLDAAALALLRFAGLMPAARILARSHDLPVVSLAAFAEARRSVTLVSRAQIPMHDLPPSQMAVFRDGQTGAEHAAMIVGAFAGQPPLVRLHSECLTGDVFGSLKCDCGPQLDEALRLIGVSGGGILLYLRQEGRGIGLANKLRAYALQDRGLDTVDANRRLGFADDARDYGLAAAMLEALGVREVRLLTNNPAKMAGLEAEGIKVCERVAHHLPTNPHNADYIATKKARSGHLD, translated from the coding sequence TTGAGCGACCCGCTCTCCCTCGACCGCGCGGTCGCCCGGCTCCGGCTCGGCATGCCCGTCGCCATCGAGGGCCAGGGCGCGACGCTCGCCATCCTTCCACTGGAAACCGCCAGCGCCGCGATCCGTGATGAGCTGGACGCCGATACCGCCGCGCTCCTGCTTAGCGGCGAACGCGCCGCCGCGCTCGGCCTTGCGAACCAGAAGGCAGTCTCGGGCGAAGCGGCGACCCGCATCGCTCCCGGCGCTAGCTTTGACCACCAAAGCGCCCTGTTGCTCGTCGATCCCGCGAAGGATTTCGAGCGCGCTCCCTCAGGGCCCTTCGAGACCACGGCCGCCGGCCCTCTAGATGCGGCCGCTCTGGCGCTGCTCCGCTTTGCCGGGCTCATGCCCGCCGCACGTATCCTTGCCCGATCGCACGACCTTCCCGTTGTCTCGCTCGCCGCCTTCGCGGAAGCGCGCCGCAGCGTCACGCTCGTCAGCCGCGCACAAATTCCCATGCACGACCTCCCGCCCTCGCAGATGGCGGTCTTCCGCGATGGGCAGACCGGCGCCGAACATGCCGCGATGATCGTCGGCGCCTTCGCCGGCCAGCCCCCGCTCGTCCGCCTGCATTCGGAATGCCTCACCGGCGATGTGTTCGGCAGTCTCAAATGCGACTGCGGTCCCCAGCTCGACGAGGCGCTCCGCCTCATCGGCGTCTCGGGCGGTGGCATTCTCCTCTACTTGCGCCAGGAAGGGCGCGGCATCGGCCTCGCCAACAAGCTGCGCGCCTATGCGCTCCAGGATCGTGGTCTCGATACGGTCGATGCCAATAGGCGCCTCGGCTTTGCCGACGATGCGCGAGATTACGGCCTCGCCGCCGCCATGCTGGAGGCCCTGGGCGTGCGCGAGGTGCGCCTCCTCACCAACAATCCCGCCAAGATGGCCGGGCTGGAGGCCGAAGGGATCAAAGTGTGCGAACGCGTCGCGCATCACCTGCCGACCAACCCGCACAATGCCGACTATATCGCGACCAAGAAGGCGCGCTCAGGCCACCTCGACTAA
- a CDS encoding YggS family pyridoxal phosphate-dependent enzyme, with protein sequence MDRLEEMKARIALAAKRAGREVRPTLVAVSKTREADDIRPLLEAGQRDFGENRVQEAEAKWPALREEYPDVRLHMVGQLQSNKAEDAVRLFDAIHSVDRPSLVKAIAAAKTKLGRQPELYVQVNIGAEAQKGGVSTADLGDLLALAQDQGLEIAGLMCIPPADLESSPFFALLAELARRHEVAGLSMGMTHDVEQAVMQGATIVRIGTALFGPRG encoded by the coding sequence ATGGACAGACTGGAAGAGATGAAGGCGCGGATCGCGCTGGCGGCGAAGCGCGCCGGGCGCGAGGTGCGGCCGACGCTGGTCGCCGTCTCGAAGACGCGCGAGGCCGACGACATCCGCCCGCTCCTCGAGGCGGGGCAGCGCGACTTTGGCGAAAATCGCGTGCAGGAAGCGGAGGCCAAATGGCCCGCGCTGCGCGAGGAATATCCCGATGTTCGGCTGCACATGGTCGGCCAGCTGCAGTCGAACAAGGCCGAGGATGCGGTGCGGCTGTTCGACGCGATTCACTCGGTCGATCGCCCGTCGCTGGTGAAGGCCATCGCGGCGGCCAAGACCAAGCTCGGCAGGCAGCCCGAGCTCTACGTCCAGGTCAATATTGGGGCGGAGGCGCAGAAGGGTGGGGTTTCGACCGCCGATCTGGGCGACTTGCTCGCGCTGGCGCAGGACCAAGGGCTCGAAATCGCAGGCCTGATGTGCATTCCGCCCGCCGATCTTGAAAGTTCGCCCTTTTTCGCCCTGCTCGCCGAATTGGCGCGGCGCCACGAGGTAGCGGGCTTGTCGATGGGAATGACCCACGATGTCGAGCAAGCGGTAATGCAGGGGGCGACGATCGTGCGTATCGGCACCGCACTGTTCGGGCCGCGCGGCTGA
- a CDS encoding thiamine phosphate synthase has protein sequence MHPRQTLFTDERLGAHLWRSLLALPRGSGIVLRHDALAPPERYALAFRIARLAAARGHLFSVAGDVALAHAVGAAMVHRPGGPTGGLPFSLPVHDSAEALAARRLGAALVYVSPVHATASHPSAAPLGTSAAIRLARLAACPAVALGGMNEGRYRPLRAHFLGWAGISALKV, from the coding sequence ATGCATCCCCGCCAGACCCTCTTCACCGACGAGCGATTGGGCGCGCACCTTTGGCGCTCGCTCCTTGCCTTGCCGCGCGGCAGCGGAATCGTCCTGCGCCACGATGCGCTAGCGCCGCCCGAGCGGTACGCATTGGCGTTTCGTATCGCGCGCCTCGCCGCCGCGCGCGGCCATCTCTTCTCCGTCGCGGGCGATGTCGCGCTAGCCCATGCGGTCGGCGCGGCGATGGTTCACCGGCCGGGCGGCCCGACCGGCGGCCTGCCGTTCAGCCTCCCCGTTCATGACAGCGCCGAGGCCCTTGCCGCGCGGCGTCTCGGCGCAGCGCTGGTCTATGTGTCGCCCGTCCACGCCACGGCCTCGCATCCGAGCGCGGCGCCTCTTGGGACAAGCGCGGCGATCCGCTTGGCGCGGCTCGCCGCCTGCCCTGCCGTGGCGCTGGGCGGCATGAATGAAGGGCGCTATCGCCCACTGCGCGCGCACTTCCTCGGATGGGCAGGCATCAGCGCACTAAAAGTGTAA
- a CDS encoding DUF3576 domain-containing protein codes for MKFPLIPAALAASALALTACGGGNRAMAPVAVAPSQMTQIGVNAYLYQAAIDTLSFAPLLQADAGNGIVLTDWYADPNTPGERIKLTAAILDASLRADAVRVTAIREVNNNGVWTVAPVEAATVQKLEDIILTRARDIRRTTIAPAG; via the coding sequence ATGAAATTCCCCTTGATCCCCGCTGCCCTTGCCGCCAGCGCGCTCGCGCTCACCGCCTGTGGCGGTGGCAACCGGGCGATGGCCCCGGTCGCGGTCGCGCCGAGCCAGATGACCCAGATCGGCGTCAACGCCTATCTCTATCAGGCCGCGATCGACACGCTCAGCTTCGCGCCGCTGCTCCAGGCCGACGCCGGCAACGGCATCGTGCTGACCGACTGGTATGCCGATCCCAATACGCCGGGCGAGCGCATCAAGCTCACCGCCGCGATTCTCGATGCGAGCCTGCGCGCCGATGCCGTGCGCGTCACCGCGATCCGTGAAGTGAACAACAATGGCGTCTGGACCGTCGCCCCGGTCGAGGCCGCCACGGTGCAGAAGCTCGAGGACATCATCCTCACCCGCGCCCGCGACATTCGCCGCACCACCATCGCCCCTGCAGGATAA